A region of Sphingobium baderi DNA encodes the following proteins:
- a CDS encoding serine hydrolase, giving the protein MKRFAILLLLALPPLAARAQVAPAYQARADQLMTLLVSDGAEKDFFSDLFLTAVPVEQWRALTADLRRQYGRPLSLGSVRQNGPTAGQVEIRYERATVGFTLVVAPQPPGRVIGLQIVGARQADDNMIKIINDIDALPGQTAFAIARLTGSGPQWIASRDPDRQMATGSSFKLYILAELARAVEAGDRRWSDVIPLSHKSFSGRLLAYPANAPMTLHSLATAMIAESDNSAADTLLLALGRDKVDAILPRTGHAKTDAALPLLTTAEAFALKMPANATLRQSYAGGAPDERRALLRDNAARLDAKAVDIGSVAETPAHIDSLEWFASPKDEVALLDWLRQHGGDALPIMAVNPGIAPADAARWRYLGYKGGSEPGVMAMNFLTQARDGTWYAVTGSWNNPAARLDEPRFVALMTRALNLLAETSR; this is encoded by the coding sequence GTGAAACGGTTTGCGATCCTGCTCCTGTTGGCGTTGCCCCCCCTCGCCGCCCGCGCGCAGGTCGCCCCCGCCTATCAGGCCCGCGCGGATCAGTTAATGACGCTGCTCGTCAGCGACGGGGCGGAGAAGGATTTCTTCTCCGATCTCTTCCTCACCGCCGTCCCCGTGGAGCAGTGGCGCGCCCTCACCGCCGACCTGCGCCGCCAATATGGGAGGCCCCTGTCGCTCGGTTCCGTCCGCCAGAACGGCCCCACCGCCGGTCAGGTGGAAATCCGCTACGAACGCGCCACGGTCGGCTTCACCCTGGTCGTTGCGCCGCAGCCGCCCGGCCGGGTCATCGGCCTCCAGATCGTCGGCGCGAGACAGGCCGACGACAACATGATCAAGATCATCAACGACATCGATGCCCTGCCCGGTCAGACCGCCTTCGCCATCGCCCGCCTGACCGGCAGCGGCCCGCAATGGATCGCCAGCCGCGATCCGGACCGGCAGATGGCGACCGGCTCCTCCTTCAAGCTCTACATCCTCGCCGAACTCGCCCGCGCCGTCGAAGCAGGCGATCGTCGCTGGAGCGATGTGATCCCCCTTTCCCACAAGAGCTTTTCCGGCCGCCTCCTCGCCTATCCGGCGAATGCCCCCATGACGCTCCACAGCCTGGCCACGGCCATGATAGCGGAAAGCGACAACAGCGCCGCCGACACACTGCTCCTCGCGCTCGGCCGGGATAAAGTCGACGCCATCCTTCCCCGCACCGGCCATGCAAAAACAGACGCGGCCCTTCCCCTCCTCACCACGGCTGAGGCGTTCGCGCTCAAAATGCCCGCCAATGCCACCCTGCGCCAAAGCTATGCGGGCGGCGCCCCTGATGAGCGCCGCGCCCTGCTCCGCGACAACGCGGCCCGCCTCGACGCCAAAGCGGTGGACATCGGCTCCGTAGCGGAAACACCGGCCCATATAGACAGCCTCGAATGGTTCGCCTCCCCAAAGGATGAGGTCGCGCTGCTCGACTGGCTCCGCCAGCATGGCGGCGACGCCCTCCCCATCATGGCCGTAAATCCCGGCATAGCCCCCGCCGACGCCGCCCGCTGGCGCTATCTCGGTTATAAGGGCGGCTCCGAACCCGGCGTGATGGCGATGAATTTCCTGACGCAGGCACGGGACGGGACATGGTATGCCGTAACCGGATCATGGAACAACCCCGCCGCCCGGCTGGACGAACCCCGCTTCGTCGCCCTGATGACGCGCGCGCTCAATTTGCTGGCTGAAACGTCCCGCTGA
- a CDS encoding SgcJ/EcaC family oxidoreductase: protein MKEPADIPARFQMAWNGHDMDAFGLLFHPDATFVNRFGTYWRGVEQIVAGHRRVHDSIYRDSTLENDAPDVDPISDDAAILHFWSRLNAGQAHPAGPHRIDTMILAVATRRAGEWRIQALENVTLVNPMTGETILRG, encoded by the coding sequence ATGAAGGAGCCTGCGGATATTCCGGCACGCTTTCAGATGGCGTGGAATGGGCACGACATGGATGCCTTTGGCCTGTTGTTCCATCCCGACGCGACCTTTGTGAACAGGTTCGGCACTTATTGGCGCGGCGTGGAGCAGATCGTCGCGGGCCACAGGCGGGTGCACGACAGCATCTATCGCGATTCGACGCTGGAAAATGATGCGCCGGATGTCGATCCGATCTCCGATGACGCGGCGATCCTGCACTTCTGGTCGCGGCTGAACGCTGGTCAGGCGCATCCGGCGGGGCCGCATCGGATCGACACCATGATCCTGGCGGTGGCGACGCGCAGGGCGGGCGAGTGGCGGATTCAGGCGCTTGAGAATGTGACGCTCGTCAATCCGATGACGGGGGAGACGATCCTGCGTGGCTGA
- a CDS encoding LysR family transcriptional regulator produces the protein MKRTHLPLNGLRVLDAAARHLSFTRAADELAVTPAAVGQQIRALEDMLGVVLFRRTPKGLELTPETEAGLEALRAGFLEFEEAVRAIQAGQSSSSLTIAAPRDITAKWLQKRLAAYAASQPDLKFALVAADDALDFTEANLDLALRLADGPGEHEGIRLGEAVFVTVEAADGGPAGRIEWPGCPHGDKPASIRVADGGLAIEAAANGFGRAFVPLLLAEADLAAGRVRQVGERNVSSLSYWLIAPLPQWRQKKVKALVEALVG, from the coding sequence ATGAAGCGCACGCATTTGCCGCTCAACGGCCTGCGCGTGCTGGATGCGGCGGCACGGCATCTGTCCTTCACCCGCGCGGCGGACGAACTGGCGGTGACGCCGGCGGCGGTCGGTCAGCAGATCCGCGCGCTGGAGGATATGCTGGGCGTCGTGCTGTTCCGCCGCACGCCCAAGGGGCTGGAGCTGACCCCGGAGACGGAGGCGGGGCTGGAGGCGCTGCGGGCCGGATTCCTGGAGTTCGAGGAGGCCGTGCGCGCCATTCAGGCGGGCCAGTCCAGTTCCTCGCTCACCATCGCAGCGCCACGCGACATCACGGCGAAATGGCTGCAAAAGCGGCTGGCGGCCTATGCGGCGAGCCAGCCCGACCTTAAATTCGCGCTGGTGGCGGCGGATGATGCGCTGGATTTCACCGAGGCCAATCTGGACCTTGCGCTGCGTCTGGCGGACGGGCCGGGCGAGCATGAAGGCATCAGGCTGGGCGAGGCGGTGTTCGTGACGGTGGAAGCCGCCGATGGCGGGCCGGCCGGACGGATCGAATGGCCGGGCTGCCCCCATGGAGACAAGCCCGCGTCGATCCGGGTCGCCGATGGCGGCCTGGCGATCGAGGCGGCGGCGAACGGCTTCGGACGCGCTTTCGTGCCGCTGTTGCTGGCGGAGGCGGACCTTGCCGCCGGGCGCGTGCGACAGGTGGGCGAGCGTAATGTTTCGTCCCTGTCCTATTGGCTGATCGCGCCGCTGCCCCAATGGCGGCAGAAGAAGGTCAAGGCGCTGGTCGAGGCGCTGGTGGGGTAG
- the apaG gene encoding Co2+/Mg2+ efflux protein ApaG — translation MNALFPFHATTRDITVHVAVTFLPEQSEPDRGRWFWAYHIRIENGGEQPIQLLTRHWVITDGRGGQHRVDGDGVVGEQPVVQPGRSYDYVSGCPLGTPTGSMKGHYHMIGADGHTFDAAIPHFALIAPAVAE, via the coding sequence GTGAACGCACTTTTCCCCTTTCACGCCACAACGCGCGACATCACGGTCCATGTGGCCGTGACCTTCCTGCCCGAACAGTCCGAGCCGGACCGGGGGCGCTGGTTCTGGGCCTATCATATCCGCATCGAAAATGGCGGGGAGCAGCCGATCCAGCTCCTGACGCGGCATTGGGTCATCACGGATGGACGCGGCGGTCAGCACCGGGTCGATGGCGACGGCGTGGTGGGCGAGCAGCCCGTTGTGCAGCCGGGCCGTAGCTATGATTATGTGTCGGGCTGTCCGCTGGGCACGCCGACGGGCTCGATGAAGGGGCATTATCATATGATCGGAGCGGACGGCCACACGTTCGACGCGGCGATTCCCCATTTCGCGTTGATTGCGCCCGCGGTGGCCGAATGA
- a CDS encoding trans-sulfuration enzyme family protein, with product MKRKSGQDPDITKNWKPATLAVRGGSARTEYGETSEALFLTSGYCYDRAEDAAARFTGEQQGMTYSRLQNPTVEMLEKRIALIEGAEACRATASGMAAMTAALLCQLSAGDHVVGGKALFGSCRWLVDTLLPRFGIETTTVDARDNAAWEKAIRPNTKLFFFETPANPTMDIADLKGICDIAKAHGIVTVVDNAFATPALQRPMEFGADVVAYSATKMMDGQGRVLAGAICGTEDFILNTLLPFHRNTGPTLSAFNAWVVLKGLETLDLRIRKQSENALKVARFLEERLPKVLYPGLESHPQHELAMRQMELAGPIFSLYTGGGRKEAHGLLNALELVDISNNIGDSRSLMTHPASTTHYGMAEEARLEVGITEDMLRLNVGLEHPDDVIADFDQALRAIGR from the coding sequence ATGAAGCGCAAGAGCGGGCAGGACCCGGACATCACGAAGAACTGGAAGCCCGCGACGCTGGCGGTGCGCGGCGGCAGCGCGCGCACGGAATATGGCGAAACGTCCGAAGCCTTGTTCCTGACGAGCGGCTATTGCTACGACCGGGCGGAGGACGCGGCGGCGCGCTTTACCGGCGAGCAGCAGGGCATGACCTATTCGCGGCTCCAGAACCCGACCGTCGAAATGCTGGAAAAGCGCATCGCCCTGATCGAGGGGGCAGAGGCGTGCCGGGCCACCGCTTCGGGCATGGCGGCGATGACGGCGGCTTTGCTGTGCCAGCTTTCCGCAGGCGATCATGTGGTGGGCGGCAAGGCGCTGTTCGGATCGTGCCGCTGGCTGGTCGATACGCTGTTGCCCAGGTTCGGGATCGAGACGACCACAGTGGACGCCCGCGACAATGCGGCGTGGGAAAAGGCGATCCGGCCCAATACCAAGCTGTTCTTCTTCGAAACGCCCGCCAATCCGACGATGGATATCGCGGATCTGAAAGGCATTTGCGACATCGCGAAGGCGCATGGCATCGTGACGGTGGTGGATAACGCCTTCGCCACGCCCGCGCTGCAGCGGCCGATGGAGTTCGGCGCGGACGTGGTGGCCTATAGCGCGACCAAGATGATGGACGGGCAGGGCCGGGTGCTGGCGGGCGCGATCTGCGGCACGGAGGATTTCATCCTCAACACGTTGCTGCCCTTCCACCGCAACACCGGGCCGACGCTCTCCGCGTTCAATGCGTGGGTAGTGCTCAAGGGGCTGGAGACGCTGGACCTGCGTATCCGCAAGCAGAGCGAAAATGCGCTGAAGGTCGCGCGGTTCCTGGAGGAACGCCTGCCCAAGGTGCTGTATCCGGGGCTGGAGAGCCATCCCCAGCATGAACTGGCGATGCGGCAGATGGAGTTGGCGGGGCCGATCTTCTCACTTTATACCGGCGGCGGGCGCAAGGAAGCGCATGGCCTGCTCAATGCGCTGGAACTGGTCGACATCAGCAACAATATCGGCGATTCGCGATCGCTGATGACGCATCCGGCCTCTACCACCCATTATGGCATGGCCGAGGAGGCGCGGCTGGAAGTCGGCATTACCGAGGATATGCTGCGCCTGAATGTAGGCCTGGAACACCCCGACGACGTGATCGCCGATTTCGATCAGGCCTTGCGCGCGATAGGGCGTTGA
- the leuB gene encoding 3-isopropylmalate dehydrogenase — MLIALFPGDGIGPEIVAQAKRVLDALAIEGMTYEEGLVGGAAYKAAGHPLPPETLELAKRADAILFGAVGDPSCDSLERHLRPEQAILGLRKELGLFSNLRPAKVFPELAGESALKPEVAGAIDLLIVRETNGDVYFGEKGFRKTADGLREGYDIMSYNEAEVRRIAHSGFQAARARRGKLCSVDKANVLETSQLWRDVVIEVSADYPDVALSHMYVDNAAMQLVRDPGQFDVIVTGNLFGDILSDQASMCVGSIGMLASATLNGSGQGLYEPIHGSAPDIAGQGKANPLATVLSAAMMLRYSLGLNAEADRIEAAVAKALAGGARSPDLGGTMSTVEMGDAVLAALA; from the coding sequence ATGTTGATCGCCCTGTTCCCCGGAGACGGTATCGGCCCGGAAATCGTCGCGCAGGCAAAGCGCGTGCTGGATGCGCTGGCGATCGAGGGCATGACCTATGAGGAAGGGCTGGTCGGCGGGGCTGCGTACAAGGCCGCCGGGCATCCGCTGCCGCCGGAGACGCTGGAGCTGGCGAAGCGGGCGGATGCGATCCTGTTCGGCGCGGTCGGCGATCCGAGCTGCGACTCGCTGGAGCGGCATTTGCGGCCGGAGCAGGCGATCCTTGGACTTCGCAAGGAATTGGGGCTGTTTTCCAATCTGCGTCCGGCGAAGGTCTTTCCTGAGCTGGCGGGTGAATCCGCGTTGAAACCCGAAGTGGCGGGCGCCATCGACCTGCTGATCGTGCGGGAGACGAATGGCGACGTCTATTTCGGGGAAAAGGGCTTTCGCAAGACGGCCGACGGGCTGCGCGAAGGCTATGACATCATGTCCTATAATGAGGCCGAGGTGCGCCGGATCGCCCATAGCGGGTTCCAGGCTGCGCGGGCGCGGCGGGGCAAGCTGTGCTCGGTGGACAAGGCCAATGTGCTGGAGACGAGCCAGCTCTGGCGCGACGTGGTGATCGAGGTTTCGGCGGACTATCCCGACGTGGCGCTGAGCCATATGTATGTCGACAATGCCGCGATGCAGCTGGTGCGCGATCCAGGCCAGTTCGACGTGATCGTGACCGGCAATCTGTTTGGCGACATTCTTTCGGATCAGGCGAGCATGTGCGTGGGGTCCATCGGGATGCTGGCTTCCGCGACGCTGAATGGCAGCGGGCAGGGGCTGTATGAGCCGATCCACGGCTCCGCGCCGGACATTGCCGGGCAGGGCAAGGCCAATCCGTTGGCGACGGTCCTGTCCGCCGCGATGATGCTGCGCTATTCGCTGGGGCTGAATGCCGAGGCCGACCGGATCGAGGCGGCAGTGGCGAAGGCTCTGGCCGGCGGGGCGCGCAGCCCCGATCTGGGCGGAACGATGAGCACGGTGGAGATGGGCGACGCGGTTCTCGCGGCGCTGGCTTGA
- the recO gene encoding DNA repair protein RecO, translating to MPALVTSAIVCALRSHGEHGAIARLLTPDHGLMAGYVRGGRSRAIRPVLLPGNAVKAEFRARTEDQLAGLTVEMAHSRAPLLAEPLAAAAIDWACALTAAALPEGTPYPALYQALDGVLGAVEAAPAARGWAVALIRYELLMLAELGFGLDLTRCAATGGGEDLAFVSPRSAAAVSRAAAMGYEDRLLPLPPFLIEGGSGEWAEILDGLRLTGFFLERSVLTERRADVLAARERLVDRLKRAVA from the coding sequence GTGCCCGCCCTTGTCACTTCTGCCATCGTTTGCGCCTTGCGTTCCCATGGGGAGCATGGGGCGATTGCGCGGTTGTTGACGCCCGATCACGGGTTGATGGCGGGCTATGTGCGAGGCGGGCGGTCGCGGGCGATCCGCCCGGTGCTGTTGCCCGGCAATGCCGTGAAGGCGGAGTTCCGGGCGCGGACGGAGGATCAGCTTGCAGGCTTGACGGTGGAGATGGCGCATAGCCGCGCGCCCTTGCTGGCGGAGCCGCTGGCGGCCGCCGCGATTGATTGGGCCTGCGCGCTGACGGCGGCGGCCCTGCCGGAGGGGACGCCCTATCCGGCGCTGTATCAGGCTCTGGACGGCGTGCTGGGCGCGGTGGAGGCGGCTCCGGCGGCGCGGGGATGGGCGGTGGCGCTGATCCGGTATGAATTGCTGATGCTGGCGGAACTGGGCTTTGGGCTGGACCTGACGCGCTGCGCCGCGACGGGCGGTGGCGAGGATCTGGCCTTTGTCAGCCCGCGGAGCGCCGCGGCGGTGAGCCGGGCGGCGGCCATGGGTTATGAGGACAGATTGCTGCCGCTGCCGCCTTTCCTGATCGAAGGAGGCAGCGGGGAGTGGGCCGAGATATTGGACGGGCTGCGGCTGACCGGCTTTTTCCTGGAACGATCGGTGTTGACGGAGCGGCGCGCCGATGTGCTGGCCGCGCGGGAAAGGCTGGTCGACAGGCTCAAAAGGGCGGTTGCGTAA
- a CDS encoding acetyl-CoA hydrolase/transferase family protein: MSSDRIAHAGLAAKRRSAEEAAALIGNGMTVGMSGFTGSGYPKAVPLALADRINAAHEAGDPFQVKVWTGASTGPELDGALAKADGIEFRLPYNSDPIARERINRGEMQYFDMHLSQVAPMAWQGFLGDLDIAVVEVTGITADGALIPSASVGNNKTWLDRAKGVILEVNRWQNPALEGMHDIYYGTALPPHRVPIPLVHADDRIGEPHFRCDPDKVLAVVETDSPDRNAPFSPPDAKAHAIAGHLLEFLGHEVKMGRLPASLLPLQSGVGNIANAVLTGLIDAPFENMVAYTEVIQDGMLDLLEAGKLRMASATAFSLSPEAAARLNGDMARYRGKMILRPQEISNHPELIRRLGCIAMNGLIEADIYGNVNSTHLMGSRIQNGIGGSGDFARNAFISVFMTPSTAKGGAISAIVPHCSHVDHINQDVQVIVTEQGLADLRGLAPRQRAELVIGKCAHPDYRDMLKDYFARAMQGSYGLQSPMLPGEALAWHQRYMDSGSMKA; this comes from the coding sequence ATGTCGTCGGATCGCATCGCCCATGCCGGCCTCGCCGCCAAGCGGCGCAGCGCGGAGGAAGCCGCCGCCCTGATCGGCAACGGCATGACCGTGGGCATGAGCGGCTTTACCGGATCAGGCTATCCCAAGGCAGTGCCGCTGGCGCTGGCGGACCGGATCAATGCGGCGCATGAGGCGGGCGACCCTTTCCAGGTGAAGGTGTGGACGGGCGCGTCCACCGGGCCGGAACTGGACGGCGCGCTGGCCAAGGCGGACGGGATCGAGTTCCGCCTGCCCTATAATAGCGACCCCATTGCCCGCGAGCGGATCAACCGGGGCGAGATGCAATATTTCGACATGCATCTGAGCCAGGTGGCGCCGATGGCGTGGCAGGGATTCCTGGGCGATCTGGACATTGCCGTGGTCGAGGTGACGGGCATCACGGCGGACGGCGCGCTGATCCCTTCGGCGTCGGTCGGAAATAACAAGACATGGCTGGACCGGGCGAAAGGCGTCATATTGGAGGTCAATCGCTGGCAGAACCCCGCGTTGGAGGGGATGCACGACATTTATTACGGCACGGCGCTGCCGCCGCATCGCGTGCCGATCCCGCTGGTCCACGCCGACGACCGGATCGGGGAACCGCATTTCCGCTGCGATCCCGACAAGGTGCTGGCGGTGGTGGAAACGGATTCCCCGGACCGCAATGCCCCCTTCTCTCCGCCCGATGCGAAGGCCCATGCGATCGCCGGGCATCTGCTGGAATTTCTGGGGCATGAGGTGAAGATGGGGCGATTGCCCGCATCGCTGCTGCCGCTGCAATCGGGGGTCGGCAATATCGCCAATGCGGTGCTGACCGGCCTGATCGACGCGCCGTTCGAAAATATGGTCGCCTATACCGAAGTGATACAGGACGGGATGCTCGACCTGCTGGAAGCGGGCAAGCTGCGTATGGCGAGCGCGACGGCGTTTTCGCTCAGCCCCGAAGCGGCGGCGCGGTTGAATGGCGACATGGCCCGTTATCGCGGCAAGATGATCCTGCGCCCGCAGGAGATCAGCAATCATCCCGAACTGATCCGGCGGCTGGGCTGCATCGCGATGAATGGCCTGATCGAGGCGGACATTTACGGCAACGTCAATTCCACGCATCTGATGGGATCGCGCATCCAGAACGGCATTGGCGGATCAGGCGATTTTGCGCGCAATGCCTTCATTTCGGTGTTCATGACCCCATCAACGGCCAAGGGCGGCGCGATTTCGGCCATCGTGCCGCATTGCAGCCATGTCGATCACATCAACCAGGATGTGCAGGTGATCGTAACGGAGCAGGGGCTGGCGGACCTGCGCGGCCTTGCCCCGCGCCAGCGGGCGGAGCTTGTCATCGGGAAATGCGCGCATCCCGATTATCGCGACATGCTGAAGGACTATTTCGCGCGGGCGATGCAGGGTTCCTATGGCTTGCAGTCGCCGATGCTGCCGGGCGAGGCGCTGGCATGGCATCAACGCTATATGGATAGCGGAAGCATGAAGGCGTAA
- a CDS encoding LysR family transcriptional regulator, whose product MSDLLLSIRTFVRLCERPSFSRVAQEMHASHTTIARRLDQVESHFGAILFHRTTRRLIPTPDADRLLPHARAMLDALEGAEEDFGPARDQPRGTVRIGVTTALGLYYVERLGELMQRHPALRIDLAMTDWQRDMVEDRLDLALRVGPIASDLLVAHPLGSLPRLLVAHPAYLARHGAPRSAEDLAAHQCIAYAYGDTPARWTIDGHERIVGGAFRSDGSEAVHRATLSGLGIALLPAIRVAGDIAAGRLTAVLPASHIAPLDIFAVHPAHKRLPPRARVLLDFLKAHFPGPAT is encoded by the coding sequence ATGTCAGACCTCCTGCTCTCCATCCGAACATTCGTCCGTCTTTGCGAGCGGCCCAGCTTTTCCCGCGTCGCGCAGGAAATGCACGCCAGCCATACCACAATCGCGCGCCGCCTGGATCAGGTGGAATCGCATTTCGGCGCCATCCTCTTCCATCGCACCACGCGCCGCCTGATCCCGACGCCCGATGCCGACCGCCTGCTGCCCCACGCCCGCGCCATGCTCGACGCGCTCGAAGGGGCGGAGGAGGATTTCGGCCCCGCGCGCGACCAGCCGCGCGGCACGGTGCGGATCGGCGTCACCACCGCGCTCGGCCTGTATTATGTCGAAAGGCTGGGCGAACTGATGCAGCGTCACCCCGCCCTCCGCATCGACCTTGCCATGACCGATTGGCAGCGCGACATGGTGGAGGATCGCCTCGATCTCGCCCTGCGCGTCGGTCCCATCGCCAGCGACCTGCTGGTCGCGCATCCTTTGGGCAGCCTGCCGCGTCTGCTCGTCGCCCATCCCGCTTATCTCGCCCGGCACGGCGCGCCGCGCTCGGCCGAAGATCTCGCCGCGCATCAGTGCATCGCCTATGCCTATGGCGACACGCCCGCGCGCTGGACCATCGACGGCCACGAACGGATCGTGGGCGGCGCCTTCCGCAGCGACGGCAGCGAAGCGGTCCATCGCGCCACCCTCAGCGGCCTTGGCATCGCTCTCCTCCCCGCCATCCGCGTGGCCGGCGACATCGCCGCCGGACGCCTGACCGCGGTGCTACCGGCCAGCCACATCGCGCCGCTCGACATTTTCGCCGTGCATCCCGCGCACAAGCGCCTGCCTCCGCGTGCCCGCGTCCTGCTCGATTTCCTGAAAGCCCATTTTCCCGGCCCGGCGACATGA
- the uvrC gene encoding excinuclease ABC subunit UvrC: MSHPQSPDRFHEDKATFTVKGSQPDIDAGVEAIRNTLKTLPARPGVYRMQDARGDVLYVGKARGLKNRVANYTQVDRLPRRLQRMVAQTRSMTIVTTNSEAEALLLEAQLIKRFRPPYNVLLRDDKSFPFILLREDHTFPRVQKHRGARKYKGRYYGPFASAGSVTRTINALQKLFLLRSCSDSFFANRSRPCLLYQIRRCSAPCVGRIDETDYVELVRDAQDFLGGKSTAVQRKLGAAMQVASEALDFEQAAVLRDRLKALTFIQGSQAINAEGLGDADIFALATKGGAMCIQAFFIRGGQNWGHRSFFPVHTAEVAEDEVLASFMAQFYEEVPPPKLVLTDRAPAECELIAQALSERIGAKVRIEVPQRGSRTRLIEQAQRNATEALDRRLAETTTQAKILDEMADAFGLDGAPDRIEIYDNSHIQGSHALGAMVVAGPEGFRKNAYRKFNIKNPDTAPGDDFAMMREVFERRFGRAQREDPDRDGGEWPDLVLIDGGKGQLSAARAMLEEMGIEDVCMIGIAKGPHHGREGREVFHLPDGREVTFPLNHPVLFYLQRLRDEAHRFAIGAHRQKRSKAITTSSLDDVPGIGPARKKALLMHFGTARAVKDAALEDLQRAPGVSKVVARLVYDYFHE, encoded by the coding sequence ATGTCGCATCCTCAATCTCCCGACCGTTTTCACGAAGACAAAGCGACCTTTACAGTCAAGGGCAGCCAGCCCGATATTGACGCCGGCGTGGAAGCGATCCGCAATACGTTAAAGACCTTGCCTGCAAGGCCCGGCGTTTATCGGATGCAGGATGCGAGGGGAGACGTGCTGTATGTCGGCAAGGCGCGAGGGTTAAAGAATCGCGTCGCCAATTATACGCAAGTTGATCGGCTGCCCCGGCGGCTGCAGCGTATGGTCGCGCAGACCCGGTCGATGACGATCGTCACGACCAACAGCGAAGCGGAGGCATTGCTGCTGGAAGCGCAACTCATCAAACGCTTCCGGCCGCCCTATAATGTGCTGCTGCGCGACGATAAGAGTTTTCCTTTCATCCTGTTGCGAGAGGACCATACCTTTCCGCGTGTGCAGAAGCATCGTGGCGCGCGGAAATATAAGGGGCGTTATTATGGGCCTTTCGCCAGTGCCGGGTCGGTGACGCGGACGATCAATGCCTTGCAAAAGCTCTTCTTGCTGCGGTCTTGCAGCGACAGTTTCTTCGCCAATCGATCGCGGCCATGTCTGCTATATCAAATCCGCCGTTGTTCCGCGCCCTGCGTCGGGCGGATCGATGAAACGGACTATGTTGAACTGGTGCGGGACGCGCAGGACTTTCTAGGCGGCAAATCGACGGCCGTGCAGCGTAAGCTGGGCGCGGCGATGCAGGTGGCGTCGGAAGCACTGGACTTCGAGCAGGCGGCCGTGCTGCGGGATCGGCTGAAGGCGTTGACCTTCATCCAGGGAAGTCAGGCGATCAACGCCGAAGGATTGGGCGATGCCGACATCTTCGCACTGGCGACGAAGGGCGGGGCGATGTGCATCCAGGCTTTTTTCATTCGCGGCGGACAGAATTGGGGACATCGCAGCTTCTTCCCCGTCCACACGGCTGAGGTGGCGGAGGATGAGGTGCTGGCGAGCTTCATGGCGCAGTTTTATGAGGAGGTGCCGCCGCCGAAATTGGTCCTTACGGATCGTGCTCCGGCGGAGTGTGAACTGATAGCGCAGGCGCTGTCGGAACGGATCGGCGCTAAGGTGCGGATCGAAGTGCCGCAGCGGGGATCGCGAACCCGCCTGATCGAGCAGGCGCAACGCAACGCGACAGAGGCGTTGGACCGACGGCTGGCGGAGACGACGACGCAGGCCAAGATATTGGACGAGATGGCTGACGCCTTTGGGTTGGACGGGGCGCCGGACCGGATCGAGATCTACGACAACAGCCATATTCAGGGCAGTCATGCATTGGGCGCGATGGTGGTTGCGGGGCCGGAAGGGTTCCGTAAAAATGCCTATCGCAAGTTCAACATCAAGAATCCCGATACAGCGCCCGGGGATGATTTTGCGATGATGCGGGAGGTGTTCGAGCGGCGCTTTGGCCGGGCGCAGCGGGAAGACCCGGATCGCGACGGCGGCGAATGGCCAGACCTTGTGCTGATCGACGGGGGCAAGGGGCAGTTGTCGGCGGCGCGGGCGATGCTGGAGGAAATGGGCATCGAGGATGTCTGCATGATCGGCATCGCCAAGGGGCCGCATCATGGCCGGGAAGGGCGGGAGGTGTTTCATCTGCCGGATGGGCGGGAGGTGACCTTTCCGCTCAACCATCCGGTGCTGTTCTATCTTCAGCGATTACGGGATGAGGCGCACCGCTTCGCGATCGGGGCACACCGGCAGAAACGGAGCAAGGCGATTACCACCAGTTCGCTGGATGATGTGCCGGGGATCGGTCCGGCGCGGAAGAAGGCGTTGTTGATGCACTTCGGCACGGCGCGGGCGGTGAAGGATGCGGCGCTGGAGGATTTGCAGCGCGCGCCGGGGGTTTCGAAAGTGGTGGCGCGGCTGGTTTATGACTATTTCCATGAATGA